The Paenibacillus swuensis genome contains the following window.
GCTTTGTGCAATTCGACGGCCCAATCATGCAGTTTAGTTACATCCGCTTGCGATAACAGCCCTTCCACTTTCAAATATCCATCCCGATGATATTGCTTGTATTGCTCTACACTTACACTGTAACGGTCTTTGCGGATTGCGGTTTCGGTCTGTGTTTCTATGGAATGCAGCATAAGGAATCCCTCCATGAAGTTAATGATTATAACTTTATTCTGACGGATTCAGAAAAGGCTTACAATGGAGGGAATCGTTAATTTGATGTGTTTATTTGATCTTAGTCGGAAACAAACACAGATGTATTGATCGGATAGGGCAAATGCAGTCCTTCCACTGTTGCGGTGTTACGCAAATAAGGATCCGCATACCGCTCGCGGAATACGGTCGCAGGCATGCCTCGGAGTTGCTTGAACATTTTGGAGAAATGATGCTCATCCCCAAATCCCGATTCGTAGGCCACACGCTTCACCGTCCAGTCTTCCGTAATCAACAATTGCTCAGCCCGCCGGATTCGGCGTTCCAGTAACGCCTTCTTGGGCGTGATGCCGTAGATCTTGTGAAATTTGCGTGTGAAATGTTCATGCGTCCATCCCGTAATTTCAGCAATGCTTTCAATCGTAATGGGCAGATGCAGGCGGGATTCCATATGGGATATCGCCTTCTGAATAGGAGAAGGAATGTCGGGATGTTGCTCGTACTGCAGCAGGTCTGCTGAATCTCCCCATTCTTCCAATATAGCCAGCAGCACGACCCCGATTCGGCGTTGCCAGCTTCTTGGCTGTTGATGCGCGATTTGCAGCATCTGACTAAATAATACCGGCACAAGACTACCCTTTCGCAAAGGCAACAGGACAGGATGATCCAGCCATGTCTCATAGGAAGAATCACTAGCCATTAGTTCGTTCATCTCAAAATGAACATATAAATGCCTTACCGGCCCCCCACGGTCAAAATAGTACGTGTGCTCCTCGCCGGGCTTGGTAAACAAAAGGCTAGGCTTATCCAAGGTGTAAATTTGATCTTTAAAAGTATATGTTGTGCCATTGGCGGAAGGAAAATAAACCAGCTCGTAATCGCCTAACACGCGCGGCCCTAACGTGAAACCCGGTTTTACGATCATGTCGCCGACCGAATGCACCTGTGGCAGCATGTTGTACCCCTCCTCTCGAAACAGAACCAGTTGTAAAAAATTATACGTTCTGCATAAGAAAAAAGCCATCCGTAAGGATGACTTGTTCCCGACTATAGAAGAGATGACTTACCGGTTCATCCAGCCGCCATCTACGCAAAGAATGTGTCCGTTCACATAATCTGAAGCTGATGAAGCCAAGAATACGGCAGATCCGGCTATATCTTCGCCCGTACCCCAACGCCCGGCAGGAATACGGTCCAAGATTTGCTTGCTACGAACCGGATCGTCCCTTAATGCCTCAGTATTGTCCGTTGTCATATACCCCGGTGCAATTCCGTTCACGTTAACCCCCTTGGAGGCCCATTCATTAGCCAGTGACTTGGTTAATCCCGCAATGGCATGCTTGCTCGCCGTATAGCCGGGAACGAAGACGCCACCTTGGTACGACAGCATGGAGGCGATGTTAATGATCTTGCCTGAGCCTTGCTCCAGCATCTGCTTTCCCGCCAGTTGGCACAAGACGAACACCGAATTCAGGTTAACGTCCAGTACTTCCTGCCAGTCTTCGTAAGCATGTTCCGCCGCTGGAGTGCGGCGAATGATGCCCGCGTTATTGACCAGAATGTCAATGCGGCCAAACGCTTCCAAAGTCTTGCCAATCACCTCTGGCAGGGCTTCACGATCAGACATGTCACATTGTATCGTCAGCGCTTGACGGCCCAATGCTTCAATCTCTTGCTTTACGGCATCCGCGGGGGTGTTGTTCGTAACAAGAGCTACATCCGCACCCGCTTGTGCCAAACCGACGGCGATGGCCCGTCCGAGACCGCGTCCCGCACCGGTTACGATCGCAATCCGCCCCGTTAAATCAAATATGCTCATTCTTCATGACACCTTTCAAAGGTTCACCGCACGGCATAGACTATGCTTTCGTACCTGCAAAGCTAAGCTCGAACGATAGAACCGAAATAGTTGCTGTATTTATCCATTAATTCTTCGTCGGCACCGCTGTCGGTAATCATGCAGTGCACATCGGACAATGCCGCAAACGTAATGAGCGCTCCCTTGTCGAATTTGCTGTGATCGGAAACGCAATAGACGGTTTTGGAACATTCCATGTAGACTTTCTTCAACTTGAGCAGTTCCTCCGTGAAGATCGTCAAGCCATACTCCGGATGGATCCCGGTGGTGGACAGAAACAGTTTATGTACATTCAGCCTGCGCACCCAATCATGCATATCATTGCCGATCAATAGGTTCTGATGCCGGTAACCCCCGGGCACGACAAGACGAATCTGTTCTTTGGCCGTGAGTTCGCGAATGATGAACAGATCGTTCGTAAGCACAGTCAACGGAGCATTCTTCAATCTTCTGGCGATTTCGAGCGTAGTGCTTCCGGCGTCCAAAGCGATAATATCGTCATGCTCGATCTGGCTCACCGCGTAATCGGCAATGGCTTCCTTCGCTTTTCGGTGCTTCGCATTAGGATATTGCAACGGAAAGAGGTTATCCTCCCCCTCCGTCATCATCACGGCGCCGCCATGTGTCCGTGACAGCAGGCCCTTCTCCTCCAGCTTCTCCAAATCTTCCCGAATCGTCTTCTCGGTTACGCCGTAGGTCTCACTTAACATGCTAACCCGCACACTCTTGTCCCGCTCCAAATCTTCCATAATCCGTCTGTGTCGTTCCGCTGCCAACATGTTTCCTGTTCTCCTATCTGACTACCATGATCATCCTGTTATTTTAGCGTATCCATAGGGACGATATCCATATCTTTAAATGTATAGTTCTCACCGGCCATCGACCAGATGAAGGAATAATTGCCGGTTCCCGCGCCCGAGTGAACAGACCATGGCGGAGAAATAACCGCTTGCTCATTGGCTACTACCAGGTGACGGGTCTCCGAAGGTTCACCCATGAAGTGAAACACACGTGATTCCGGTTTAACGTCAAAATACAGGTAAGCTTCCATCCGGCGATCATGCACATGCGCCGGCATCGTATTCCATACGTTGCCCGGCTTCAGGCAAGTAACACCCAGCATCAACTGGCAGCTTTGTACGCCGTCCGCGTGGATATACTGGTAGATGGTACGCTCATTGGAAGTTTCAATGGATCCCAAATGCAACGGATTGGCCGTTTCAACGGAGATTTTGCGTGTAGGATACGTCGCATGGGCCAAAGCGGAACAGATATATATTCTCGCCGGATTCGCGGTGTCCTTGCTTTGCAGCGTTACATTCTTTGCGCCCATACCGACATACAAAGCGTCCAAGCGGGACAGTTCATGTGTTTCACCGTCTACGGCGATCAGCGCTTCTCCGCCGATATTGAGCAGAGCCACCTCACGGCGCTCCAGGAAGTATTCTGTTTTCAACGCGTCACCCGCGGACAGCTCGATGGAGCCCTTCACCGGTACAGCGCCGCCTACGATCATACGGTCATAGTGCGTGTATGTCAGCTTCAGCTGATCTTCCACAAACAGCGATTCAATCAGAAATTCACTTCTTAAACGTTCCGTAGTGTAAGCTTTAACATCCGTTGGGTTGGTTGTGTGACGAATTTGCATAATAATCCTCCTATAATGTTCGTTTTTGTTTGTTTTAACCATAACACACTTAAAATGAACATTAAAGAACTTTTTTGCCTACAAAAAAGAGCAGGATTCGCCGGCTGATGCCTTGGACCTGCTCTCTGTTGCGGTTATACAATTTTAAATTCAGGTTTGACCTTCGTAAAGTCCGGATTATGGCCGGCAATCATTAAACCCATACCCCAGTCGAAGTGCGTGTTGACTGTCGGGTAATCGCTGGCATCGCGGCATTGAAACAGGATGTTTCTCCGGGTGCGGGAACTTTTATTGGACTCAGAGCCGTGAATGGTTAAATAGTTAAAGAACAACACATCCCCCGCTTCAGCCACGCAAGGAATACCGTCCGTAATGGGGTATTCTTTATGGTTCAGATAATAAGAGCCTACATGAGGCAATTCACCTTGGCGGTGGGATCCGGGTATGACCCGAAGACAGCCGTTCTCTTCATCCGCCCGGTCCAAATGGACACTTGCCGCCAACATGGAGTGGTTCTCATGCGGGAAATAAGGATAGTCTTGATGCATGGGGAAAGCGGCGCCGTTCTCGGGAGGTTTCACTAACATTTTGGAATGATGAAGTTGCACGTTGGGACCGATGATGCGGGTTAGGACCGCTTTCATGTTCGGATGCACGATGGCTCGGGTGAAGGCGGCATCATGGTAATGGACGTCATGAAATCCTTTCAGCACCAGCTTTTTGAGCTCCTCCTTAGGCAAAAAATCTCCTTGCCACGCATCGTTGCTGTCCAGTTTCGTCTGTGCAGCACGCTGGATAATCGCGTCTACCGCTTCTCTCATCTCTTCCACTTCCTGCGGGTTGAATACGCCTCTCACCAGTAAATACCCATTTTCTTTGTAAAATTCTACATCCTTTTCGGTAATCATGCCTACTCCTCCTCAATGACTCATGGGGCTATATCTTAAATATCCCTTGTTCCTGCCTCTAATTATAATTAAAATGAATAGAAGCTGTCTTTTCAGGAACATGACATTCTTTTGTACTATTAGGACATGATTTATGAGAGTAGGGATCAGAGGTATGTATTTATGCAAAGAAAGTGCCGATATTCTGAATGCCGCCCATACGGTCGTTACGGGGCCTTCGGCTAGTTTCCATATTCACTACTGGGGGATGAATGCCCGGCTGTTTGATAACCCTGTACATAAGCATTCGTTTTTTGAAATTTGCTATGTGTTGGAGGGTGAAGGGGTTTATACGGATGACGGTGTTGACCATATCCTGAAAGCGGGTACTCATTTCGTATCCCGGCCGGGCATAACTCATCAAATCCGCACACAGAAAGGGTTGTACATTGTATTTGTGGCGTTTGATCTGGATGAATCGAGTGCTGATGAATGGGTGCGGGAGGCATATCGAACGATAGCGGAGGATGCGAACGTGGTGGTGTATGACGGGGATGCATATGCTACGGCACATTTGTGGAAAACGTTGATGTTGCGGCATGAGGAATGCGGAAATGTGCCGCAGGCCGGGATGTCCCAGGTGGCTTATGCCTTGTTGCTCTCCTTTCTCGCTCTGTTCGGAAAGTCTGTGCCTTTACAGCAAACCGGACGACCCAAGAACACGAACCTACTCCTGCAGCAGGCCAAAATGTACATTCGCGACAATCTGTCTCAGCCTCTAAATTTACCGGGTGTCGCCCGTTATTTGAATGTGTCGGAGCGTCATTTATCGCGCCTGTTCGCTACGGGGATCCATGAGTCATTCACCCAATATCTGAACGGGGAACGGATTCGTCAAGCCTCTCATCTGTTGTTGACGACAGACTTGCCGATAAAGGAGATTGCCGAAAGTAGCGGATTTTCTTCGGTACATTATTTCTCTCGCCTGTTTAAGGCGCAGAAACAAGTCCCTCCCGCTTCTTTTCGGGAGGGAGTGCGTTAACCTTCGTATGCTTGCTTAAGGGCCTCAACTGCCTCCGCATTGCCGTCGAACTGGGGTTATGTCGTTAATCTGGCATATACACCAAAGAAGATCATGATTTCAGCAATAATGATGTAACCGGGTACGGCTAACCATAACGTGCATAGGAACATAATTCCCAGCAACCCCGCTAAAATCGCAAGATGAATCCTTCCCAGTCTTAGGTGGGCGTGCCGATATTTATGGAATACCAACGTGGTGGAAACGAAGTAAAGCGTTACCGACCCAAATATTAAGCCCACCATAAAACTGTAATTTAATTCCTCCAGAAATATTAAACGGATGGAAGCGGCAAGCATGCATAAGGAGATAAAGACAAACAAATGACCATAGATAATGATTTGTCCCGTAGTTTGTAGGGTTTTATTAACCTTTTTTTCGACATTATCAAAATATTGCCACCAAATCGCGATCGTTAATATAAACGTCATGACCGCAAAAAGCACGGACTGCCAGGTCCACGAGCCGGACTGCAATACAGCGAGTATACTAATCACCATTTCTCCAAGAAGGATCAGTGTAAACAGAGCAAAGCGTTCTAGCAAGTGATGCGTATGGATTGGGGTTTTCACCAGATGTCTTCTGCCCAGCAGCGGAAGCGCAATATCAACGGCAATCCCGGCGTACAAAGCCGCATATCGCAACCAAGAGTCGAACAACAGGGAAGAAGCTGAGATAACAAGTCCGATCCAGAATCGGCTACCAAGGTAACGTGCCGTTACTTTACGGTAGGATAATTCCTGACGACTTACAACTAAGTACTGAATGGCCGTCATGGCTCTTAAACCCACATAACCTATGAAGAATGCCGCATAATTCTGATCAAATTCAACGGACAGGCTGGCTGTCATGATTAAGGAGAAAAACAACTGTACAATCAGAAACATGCGATGGGATGTCCGATCCTCCCCGAACCGGTTAATAAAGAGGGATTGTCCAACCCATGCCCACCAGATTGGAATAATAATCAATATAAATTTCAGTAGATACTCAAGTGGGATATGGCCGTGATGAACATGCAGAAGAACATGGCTCGCCTTCGATACAGCTGCGACAAACAGTAAATCATAAAACAGCTCAAGCCAAGTCACCTTTTTCATCACAGAGGTAGAGACGGATTTGGGTTCCAATGGAGATTCAATTGTTTTGTTAATGTTGTTGTTCATGTTGGGCACCTCTAACACAGAATGATGGAATTTGCAATTAATGGATTTATATCCTTATGCACAAAACATTATAACATGTCCCTAAAGTCCATACTTCCTCTAAGTATGATCATAATCTGTATTTCTTTGAATACTTCATCGAATGACGGTATAATATTACTTTAATAAATGATTTTTCTACAACTTAAAG
Protein-coding sequences here:
- a CDS encoding helix-turn-helix domain-containing protein encodes the protein MLPQVHSVGDMIVKPGFTLGPRVLGDYELVYFPSANGTTYTFKDQIYTLDKPSLLFTKPGEEHTYYFDRGGPVRHLYVHFEMNELMASDSSYETWLDHPVLLPLRKGSLVPVLFSQMLQIAHQQPRSWQRRIGVVLLAILEEWGDSADLLQYEQHPDIPSPIQKAISHMESRLHLPITIESIAEITGWTHEHFTRKFHKIYGITPKKALLERRIRRAEQLLITEDWTVKRVAYESGFGDEHHFSKMFKQLRGMPATVFRERYADPYLRNTATVEGLHLPYPINTSVFVSD
- the kduD gene encoding 2-dehydro-3-deoxy-D-gluconate 5-dehydrogenase KduD, with amino-acid sequence MSIFDLTGRIAIVTGAGRGLGRAIAVGLAQAGADVALVTNNTPADAVKQEIEALGRQALTIQCDMSDREALPEVIGKTLEAFGRIDILVNNAGIIRRTPAAEHAYEDWQEVLDVNLNSVFVLCQLAGKQMLEQGSGKIINIASMLSYQGGVFVPGYTASKHAIAGLTKSLANEWASKGVNVNGIAPGYMTTDNTEALRDDPVRSKQILDRIPAGRWGTGEDIAGSAVFLASSASDYVNGHILCVDGGWMNR
- a CDS encoding DeoR/GlpR family DNA-binding transcription regulator, with amino-acid sequence MLAAERHRRIMEDLERDKSVRVSMLSETYGVTEKTIREDLEKLEEKGLLSRTHGGAVMMTEGEDNLFPLQYPNAKHRKAKEAIADYAVSQIEHDDIIALDAGSTTLEIARRLKNAPLTVLTNDLFIIRELTAKEQIRLVVPGGYRHQNLLIGNDMHDWVRRLNVHKLFLSTTGIHPEYGLTIFTEELLKLKKVYMECSKTVYCVSDHSKFDKGALITFAALSDVHCMITDSGADEELMDKYSNYFGSIVRA
- the kduI gene encoding 5-dehydro-4-deoxy-D-glucuronate isomerase, which encodes MQIRHTTNPTDVKAYTTERLRSEFLIESLFVEDQLKLTYTHYDRMIVGGAVPVKGSIELSAGDALKTEYFLERREVALLNIGGEALIAVDGETHELSRLDALYVGMGAKNVTLQSKDTANPARIYICSALAHATYPTRKISVETANPLHLGSIETSNERTIYQYIHADGVQSCQLMLGVTCLKPGNVWNTMPAHVHDRRMEAYLYFDVKPESRVFHFMGEPSETRHLVVANEQAVISPPWSVHSGAGTGNYSFIWSMAGENYTFKDMDIVPMDTLK
- a CDS encoding phytanoyl-CoA dioxygenase family protein, coding for MITEKDVEFYKENGYLLVRGVFNPQEVEEMREAVDAIIQRAAQTKLDSNDAWQGDFLPKEELKKLVLKGFHDVHYHDAAFTRAIVHPNMKAVLTRIIGPNVQLHHSKMLVKPPENGAAFPMHQDYPYFPHENHSMLAASVHLDRADEENGCLRVIPGSHRQGELPHVGSYYLNHKEYPITDGIPCVAEAGDVLFFNYLTIHGSESNKSSRTRRNILFQCRDASDYPTVNTHFDWGMGLMIAGHNPDFTKVKPEFKIV
- a CDS encoding AraC family transcriptional regulator; protein product: MYLCKESADILNAAHTVVTGPSASFHIHYWGMNARLFDNPVHKHSFFEICYVLEGEGVYTDDGVDHILKAGTHFVSRPGITHQIRTQKGLYIVFVAFDLDESSADEWVREAYRTIAEDANVVVYDGDAYATAHLWKTLMLRHEECGNVPQAGMSQVAYALLLSFLALFGKSVPLQQTGRPKNTNLLLQQAKMYIRDNLSQPLNLPGVARYLNVSERHLSRLFATGIHESFTQYLNGERIRQASHLLLTTDLPIKEIAESSGFSSVHYFSRLFKAQKQVPPASFREGVR
- a CDS encoding low temperature requirement protein A yields the protein MKKVTWLELFYDLLFVAAVSKASHVLLHVHHGHIPLEYLLKFILIIIPIWWAWVGQSLFINRFGEDRTSHRMFLIVQLFFSLIMTASLSVEFDQNYAAFFIGYVGLRAMTAIQYLVVSRQELSYRKVTARYLGSRFWIGLVISASSLLFDSWLRYAALYAGIAVDIALPLLGRRHLVKTPIHTHHLLERFALFTLILLGEMVISILAVLQSGSWTWQSVLFAVMTFILTIAIWWQYFDNVEKKVNKTLQTTGQIIIYGHLFVFISLCMLAASIRLIFLEELNYSFMVGLIFGSVTLYFVSTTLVFHKYRHAHLRLGRIHLAILAGLLGIMFLCTLWLAVPGYIIIAEIMIFFGVYARLTT